A window from Carassius auratus strain Wakin chromosome 48, ASM336829v1, whole genome shotgun sequence encodes these proteins:
- the LOC113065351 gene encoding prepro-urotensin II-gamma-like — MICNLLLSCSVLLISCSHLLAHPVTDTADMTYSGPDSVEEAGRVSPDDFFASDLNEHLHRVAVSGYSQLLNQENIKVPGQIPREVLRELLSEKPYRLIPPSGLWGIRRQFRKRGGGADCFWKYCV, encoded by the exons ATGATCTGTAACCTGCTTCTGTCCTGCTCTGTCCTCCTGATCTCCTGCAGTCATCTGTTAGCACATCCTGTTACAGACACAGCTGACATGACTTACAGCGGCCCTG ATTCAGTGGAAGAGGCCGGAAGGGTCAGTCCAGATGATTTCTTTGCCTCTGATCTCAATGAACATCTGCACAGGGTGGCAGTCTCGGGATATTCCCAACTGCTCAACCAAGAGA ATATCAAAGTGCCTGGACAGATTCCTAGAGAGGTTCTTAGAGAG TTACTGTCAGAAAAACCATATCGCCTCATTCCTCCCAGTGGTCTGTGGGGCATCAGGAGACAGTTCAGAAAGAGAGGTGGCGGTGCGGATTGCTTCTGGAAATACTGTGTTTGA